The region GTGATCTGCATATTGATACGTATAAGCCAGCGGACCAGACGATGTATTACGGCGGCAATAACCACGGCAGCATCGTGGAGATTCAGGGGCAGTGGTATATTTTCTATCACCGGCATACCAACGGAACCGCGTTCTCGCGCCAGGGCTGCATCGAGCCGATTACGTTCCGTGAAGACGGCACCATCCCGCAGGTGGAGATTACAACCTCCGGCCCGAACGGCGGCCCGCTGGAAGGACGCGGTGAATATCCGGCTTATCTGGCCTGCCACCTGTTCACCAAGGATCAGGAGATGTACACTGGAGGCTTCGGCAAGGTGGGTGCCTGGATGGACAGCCGGTTCCCGAAAATCACCCAGGACGGCAGAGACGGCGAAGAAGAGATGGGCTATATTGCCAATATGACGGAGTCGGCCACCGCCGGGTTCAAGTATTTTGACTGCAAGGGGGTTAGCCGGGTCTCCATTAAGGTGCGGGGATATTGCCATGGTGAGTTCCAGGTGAAGACGGCTTGGGACGGGCCTGCGCTTGCTTCTATTCCGGTAGGCTTCACGAATGTCTGGAAAGAATATGCTGCGGACGTGGCGATTCCGGACGGCGTTCAGGCACTGTATTTCACGTATACCGGGGGCGGCGGCGCGCAGTTTGCTTCGTTTACGCTGGCTTAAGCGGTCGCGGGCGGGACGGGATGGAATGGAATAGAGCATGACAAACAGCAGCGCCCGAGAACTCTCTCAGGCGCTGCTGCTCTATTGGATGGAGGATAGTTAGTTGAAGACAGAGAGGGTTCCTCCTATTTGGCTCCACTCATTTGCAACTTATGCCTTAGCTCCAACATCTGAAGTAGTGCACGGACACAGGTGCCGCTATTTTGTCCAAAAGTGTGATTATTCACGAGCTACGGACTCAGTGGACCTTAAATGGGCGATATGGAAGCCAAATAAGATAGAAACAGTTAATTAACGGCCACTGAGTCCGTGAAAAGCTCATTTCTTCGGTTTTCAGGAATATAGCGGCATCTGAGTCCGCATGGCTTGCAGCCAGGTGCAAGAAATCTCATGCCTAGTAATCTAGCTCGTACAGGGCGGAGCCTATTTGTTGTCCGCTCCCGCCCACACACACTAGATGGTAATGGAGTATGCCCCGGACACTACACGCCGGAAGAATACCGTGCCTTGTACTCTGAGGGCGTCATGTTCATATAATGCTTGAACCACTTGGAGAAATAGCTGACATGCTGGTAGCCCGACTCCAGCGCAGCCTCCAGCACATTGTATGATCCGCTGCGGAGCAGACTGGCCGCCTGGCTGATGCGGATATAGTTCAGATACTCCATCGGGCGCATCCCCGTCTGAGCCTTGAAAAACTTGCAGAAATGCGAGCGGCTCAGCGCTACCACAGAGGCAAGCTGATCCAGCTCCAGCCGGTCGCGGGAATGGGTCTCCATATAGCTCAGCACCTCCCGGATCTGCCGGTTATATTCCCGGCCGTGCCGGGGTTCCGGCTCCGGGTTCAGTGCGGTCAGCCCGTATTGATAGCTGTCTGCAATGAACAGCAGCAGGAGCGCCTTCAGGCTCATTTCGTATGCAGCAGATTGATGCTCATAGCGGCTTAACAGCTCTCTGATCAGCTGAAGCAACGGGGAGTGGGCGGCATCTGCGGCAGATAACATAGCAGGAAGCCGTATCTTCCCTTGCAGAACCGGGTCCAGGAACAGCTCCTGTACCCGGTCGGGCTGCGGTGAAGACAGCCAGGAACCTTTGAACACGATGGAATAATAACAGGTGCCGCCCATAGCGGTGTCCATACCCGAATGAAGCTCACCGGGGTGGACGATCAGGGCATCTCCAGCCTGAATGGCGAACTCGCGGCTCTCAATATGGAAGGTAGCCTTGCCTTCTGCCAGATAGATAATCTCCATTTCGTTATGCCAATGGACGGGAAGAATGGAATGCACGCGGGCCTGATGCTCCACCCGGTAGATATGCAGGGGGAATTCCGGCTGGCCGTGCAGCTTGTTCTCCCGGTAACGGTGTTCGTACATGATGTCCTCCTGTGAATCGCCATATTGTGTTGATATCGCGCAAATATATGCTAGATGAACCGGTACCAATAATAATATCATTATCATCAGAGGAAGTCATAAGGAAGGGTGGAACCATTGTGAAACTGATAACTGTTCAATCCGGCGAGGCCGGCGTAAGGCTTGCGACTAGTGAGGGAATGATGCATATCGGCTGGTGTACGCCGGGGATTGCCAGAATCCGTTATACGCTGAATGCTGAGCTGAGCGGCAAAGAGAGTCTGATGGCGGTAAGCCGGCCAGAAGCCG is a window of Paenibacillus sp. FSL H3-0469 DNA encoding:
- a CDS encoding AraC family transcriptional regulator — translated: MYEHRYRENKLHGQPEFPLHIYRVEHQARVHSILPVHWHNEMEIIYLAEGKATFHIESREFAIQAGDALIVHPGELHSGMDTAMGGTCYYSIVFKGSWLSSPQPDRVQELFLDPVLQGKIRLPAMLSAADAAHSPLLQLIRELLSRYEHQSAAYEMSLKALLLLFIADSYQYGLTALNPEPEPRHGREYNRQIREVLSYMETHSRDRLELDQLASVVALSRSHFCKFFKAQTGMRPMEYLNYIRISQAASLLRSGSYNVLEAALESGYQHVSYFSKWFKHYMNMTPSEYKARYSSGV